The following are encoded in a window of Castanea sativa cultivar Marrone di Chiusa Pesio chromosome 5, ASM4071231v1 genomic DNA:
- the LOC142636110 gene encoding uncharacterized protein LOC142636110 isoform X2: protein MPLSEKIKELGLEGTQRDEYYAWGLHQIAKAVSFLNNDCKLVHGNVSLASVVVTQTLDWKLHAFDVLSEFDSNNEASTVPVLPYAWLVGAQYKPTELVNSDWAAIRKSPPWAIDSWGLGCLIYELFSGMKLGRTEELKNTASIPKSLLPDYQRLLSAMPSRRLNTSKLIENSEYFQNKLVDTIHFMEILNLKDSVEKDTFFRKLPNLAEQLPRPIVLKKLVPLLASALEFGSAAAPALAALLKMASWLSTEEFSAKVLPTIVKLFASNDRAIRVGLLQHIDQYGESLSAQIVDEQVYPHVATGFSDTSAFLRELTLKSMLTLAPKLSQRTISGSLLKYLSKLQVDEEPAIRTNTTILLGNIASHLNEGTRKRVLINAFTVRALRDTFSPARGAGIMALCATSSYYDVTEIATRILPNIVVLTIDPDSDVRSKAFQAVDQFLQMLKQFQEKANSGDTGGAGHGLPSIPGNASLLGWAMSSLTLKGKPSEQAPLAPVTSSAPLTSTSSNASSVMDTPSTAPIRVNSTPDFADQPVPPSPTSTDGWGELENGIHEEHENDKDGWDDIEPLEEPKPSPSLANIQAAQKRPVSQSASQPKQATSLRPKNAAKVTKHDEDDDLWDSIAAPAPKTSKPLNVRRAASADDDLWNAIAAPAPATRAQPLSSGRGRGAKPAAPRLGAQRKNQPS, encoded by the exons ATGCCACTGTCGGAAAAGATCAAGGAACTTGGCTTAGAAGGTACACAAAG GGATGAGTATTATGCATGGGGACTGCACCAGATAGCCAAAGCTGTGAGCTTCTTAAATAATGATTGTAAACTT GTCCATGGAAATGTTTCTTTGGCAAGTGTTGTTGTCACACAAACTTTGGACTGGAAGTTGCATGCATTTGATGTTCTATCGGAGTTTGATTCTAATAATGAAGCTTCCACTGTACCAGTGCTG CCATATGCATGGCTTGTTGGAGCACAATATAAACCGACAGAGTTGGTGAATTCAGACTGGGCTGCAATCCGAAAATCACCACCATGGGCTATTGATTCTTGGGGCCTGG GCTGTCTTATATATGAACTCTTCTCCGGCATGAAGTTGGGCAGAACAGAGGAGCTGAAAAATACTGCTTCCATTCCAAAG TCTTTGCTTCCAGATTATCAGCGGCTTTTAAGTGCCATGCCTTCTCGTAGGTTGAATACATCAAAGCTTATTGAAAATAGTG AATATTTCCAAAATAAACTGGTGGACACAATACATTTTATGGagattctaaatttaaaagacaGTGTTGAAAAGGATACCTTCTTCCGCAAGCTTCCAAATTTAGCAGAGCAGCTTCCTCGTCCAATTGTTCTGAAAAAG TTAGTTCCATTGTTAGCTTCTGCACTTGAATTTGGTTCAGCTGCTGCCCCTGCTTTGGCTGCCTTGTTGAAAATGGCTTCCTGGCTTTCGACAGAAGAATTCAGTGCCAAG GTGCTGCCAACAATTGTGAAACTATTTGCCTCCAATGACCGAGCTATTCGAGTTGGTCTCTTGCAACATATTGATCAATATGGAGAGTCGTTATCAGCACAAATTGTTGATGAACAA GTTTACCCTCATGTTGCTACCGGGTTCTCTGACACATCTGCTTTCCTTCGTGAACTGACTCTTAAATCCATGCTTACTCTGGCTCCTAAG CTTTCTCAACGTACTATTTCAGGGTCATTATTGAAGTATCTCTCAAAGTTGCAG GTTGATGAAGAGCCAGCAATCAGAACAAATACTACCATTTTACTTGGGAATATTGCAAGTCACCTAAATGAAGGG ACAAGGAAGAGAGTTTTGATTAATGCATTTACTGTTCGTGCATTGCGTGATACTTTCTCGCCTGCCCGAGGAGCAG GGATCATGGCTCTATGTGCCACCAGTTCTTATTATGACGTCACTGAGATTGCAACTCGGATTCTACCGAATATCGTTGTACTTACCATTGATCCTGACAG TGATGTTCGCTCGAAAGCATTCCAAGCTGTTGATCAATTTTTGCAGATGCTGAAGCAATTCCAAGAGAAG GCAAATTCAGGAGATACAGGAGGTGCAGGCCATGGGTTGCCATCAATACCTGGAAATGCTAGTTTACTTGG ATGGGCCATGAGCTCCTTGACTCTCAAGGGCAAACCTTCTGAACAAGCTCCACTTGCTCCTGTGACTTCCAGTGCACCCCTAACTTCTACTTCTTCCAATGCCAGTTCAG TGATGGATACTCCAAGTACAGCACCTATCCGTGTCAATTCCACCCCAGATTTTGCTGATCAACCTGTACCTCCATCTCCTACCTCAACGGATGGATGGGGAGAGCTTGAAAATGGAATCCATGAAGAGCATGAAAATGACAAGGATGGTTGGGATGATATTGAACCACTTGAAGAGCCAAAGCCATCTCCCTCTCTTGCAAACATTCAAGCAGCTCAAAAGCGGCCAGTCTCACAATCTGCTTCCCAGCCAAAACAAG CTACAAGTTTACGACCGAAAAATGCAGCAAAGGTGACCAaacatgatgaagatgatgatttGTGGGATTCCATAGCCGCGCCAGCTCCAAAAACATCAAAGCCTTTGAATGTTAGAAGAGCTGCATCAGCTGATGATGACCTTTGGAATGCCATTGCTGCTCCTGCACCAGCTACAAGGGCTCAGCCTTTATCGTCTGGCCGAGGTCGAGGAGCCAAGCCTGCTGCTCCGCGTTTAGGTGCACAGAGAAAAAATCAGCCATCCTAA
- the LOC142636110 gene encoding uncharacterized protein LOC142636110 isoform X1, translated as MFKFLKGVVGGSGTGIKDLPYNIGEPYSSAWGSWAHFRGTSKDDGSLVSIFSLSGSNAQDGHLAAGRNGVKRLRTVRHPNILSFLHSTEAETFDGSTAKVTIYIVTEPVMPLSEKIKELGLEGTQRDEYYAWGLHQIAKAVSFLNNDCKLVHGNVSLASVVVTQTLDWKLHAFDVLSEFDSNNEASTVPVLPYAWLVGAQYKPTELVNSDWAAIRKSPPWAIDSWGLGCLIYELFSGMKLGRTEELKNTASIPKSLLPDYQRLLSAMPSRRLNTSKLIENSEYFQNKLVDTIHFMEILNLKDSVEKDTFFRKLPNLAEQLPRPIVLKKLVPLLASALEFGSAAAPALAALLKMASWLSTEEFSAKVLPTIVKLFASNDRAIRVGLLQHIDQYGESLSAQIVDEQVYPHVATGFSDTSAFLRELTLKSMLTLAPKLSQRTISGSLLKYLSKLQVDEEPAIRTNTTILLGNIASHLNEGTRKRVLINAFTVRALRDTFSPARGAGIMALCATSSYYDVTEIATRILPNIVVLTIDPDSDVRSKAFQAVDQFLQMLKQFQEKANSGDTGGAGHGLPSIPGNASLLGWAMSSLTLKGKPSEQAPLAPVTSSAPLTSTSSNASSVMDTPSTAPIRVNSTPDFADQPVPPSPTSTDGWGELENGIHEEHENDKDGWDDIEPLEEPKPSPSLANIQAAQKRPVSQSASQPKQATSLRPKNAAKVTKHDEDDDLWDSIAAPAPKTSKPLNVRRAASADDDLWNAIAAPAPATRAQPLSSGRGRGAKPAAPRLGAQRKNQPS; from the exons GTCAGACATCCCAATATCTTATCCTTTCTTCACAGTACTGAGGCTGAAACATTTGATGGTTCTACTGCAAAGGTTACTATCTACATTGTCACGGAGCCTGTTATGCCACTGTCGGAAAAGATCAAGGAACTTGGCTTAGAAGGTACACAAAG GGATGAGTATTATGCATGGGGACTGCACCAGATAGCCAAAGCTGTGAGCTTCTTAAATAATGATTGTAAACTT GTCCATGGAAATGTTTCTTTGGCAAGTGTTGTTGTCACACAAACTTTGGACTGGAAGTTGCATGCATTTGATGTTCTATCGGAGTTTGATTCTAATAATGAAGCTTCCACTGTACCAGTGCTG CCATATGCATGGCTTGTTGGAGCACAATATAAACCGACAGAGTTGGTGAATTCAGACTGGGCTGCAATCCGAAAATCACCACCATGGGCTATTGATTCTTGGGGCCTGG GCTGTCTTATATATGAACTCTTCTCCGGCATGAAGTTGGGCAGAACAGAGGAGCTGAAAAATACTGCTTCCATTCCAAAG TCTTTGCTTCCAGATTATCAGCGGCTTTTAAGTGCCATGCCTTCTCGTAGGTTGAATACATCAAAGCTTATTGAAAATAGTG AATATTTCCAAAATAAACTGGTGGACACAATACATTTTATGGagattctaaatttaaaagacaGTGTTGAAAAGGATACCTTCTTCCGCAAGCTTCCAAATTTAGCAGAGCAGCTTCCTCGTCCAATTGTTCTGAAAAAG TTAGTTCCATTGTTAGCTTCTGCACTTGAATTTGGTTCAGCTGCTGCCCCTGCTTTGGCTGCCTTGTTGAAAATGGCTTCCTGGCTTTCGACAGAAGAATTCAGTGCCAAG GTGCTGCCAACAATTGTGAAACTATTTGCCTCCAATGACCGAGCTATTCGAGTTGGTCTCTTGCAACATATTGATCAATATGGAGAGTCGTTATCAGCACAAATTGTTGATGAACAA GTTTACCCTCATGTTGCTACCGGGTTCTCTGACACATCTGCTTTCCTTCGTGAACTGACTCTTAAATCCATGCTTACTCTGGCTCCTAAG CTTTCTCAACGTACTATTTCAGGGTCATTATTGAAGTATCTCTCAAAGTTGCAG GTTGATGAAGAGCCAGCAATCAGAACAAATACTACCATTTTACTTGGGAATATTGCAAGTCACCTAAATGAAGGG ACAAGGAAGAGAGTTTTGATTAATGCATTTACTGTTCGTGCATTGCGTGATACTTTCTCGCCTGCCCGAGGAGCAG GGATCATGGCTCTATGTGCCACCAGTTCTTATTATGACGTCACTGAGATTGCAACTCGGATTCTACCGAATATCGTTGTACTTACCATTGATCCTGACAG TGATGTTCGCTCGAAAGCATTCCAAGCTGTTGATCAATTTTTGCAGATGCTGAAGCAATTCCAAGAGAAG GCAAATTCAGGAGATACAGGAGGTGCAGGCCATGGGTTGCCATCAATACCTGGAAATGCTAGTTTACTTGG ATGGGCCATGAGCTCCTTGACTCTCAAGGGCAAACCTTCTGAACAAGCTCCACTTGCTCCTGTGACTTCCAGTGCACCCCTAACTTCTACTTCTTCCAATGCCAGTTCAG TGATGGATACTCCAAGTACAGCACCTATCCGTGTCAATTCCACCCCAGATTTTGCTGATCAACCTGTACCTCCATCTCCTACCTCAACGGATGGATGGGGAGAGCTTGAAAATGGAATCCATGAAGAGCATGAAAATGACAAGGATGGTTGGGATGATATTGAACCACTTGAAGAGCCAAAGCCATCTCCCTCTCTTGCAAACATTCAAGCAGCTCAAAAGCGGCCAGTCTCACAATCTGCTTCCCAGCCAAAACAAG CTACAAGTTTACGACCGAAAAATGCAGCAAAGGTGACCAaacatgatgaagatgatgatttGTGGGATTCCATAGCCGCGCCAGCTCCAAAAACATCAAAGCCTTTGAATGTTAGAAGAGCTGCATCAGCTGATGATGACCTTTGGAATGCCATTGCTGCTCCTGCACCAGCTACAAGGGCTCAGCCTTTATCGTCTGGCCGAGGTCGAGGAGCCAAGCCTGCTGCTCCGCGTTTAGGTGCACAGAGAAAAAATCAGCCATCCTAA